In Lycium barbarum isolate Lr01 chromosome 9, ASM1917538v2, whole genome shotgun sequence, the DNA window AATAACCGTGATTAAGATTAAATTAACCTATGATTCCAATTGTCATTGTTAATGAATTGACTGGATTATGACAGTTACTAAATCGTGATTCCTGAATTACGATCGAATTGAGATTTGTTTCCTCTTTTATAAAGTTGATCTTGTTAGGTAAATAGATTTGTCTATTTTTTATTGAAGCAACAAAAATAAGTGATGAAATAATTGCATAGCTTGATCGTTGAACTTGAACATAGACATGCGATGGAAAAGATATATTATACTATATATTTTCAGTCAAAACCAAATAGCATaatagtatatattttttttaatctagtGTCGTTAAGCTCAAGAATATAATTGAATTACCTCAAGATAATTTTTCATACACGTCTCCTAATAAAATAGAGATTAACTTCAATATTTCTAATGCAAAAGAACTTCACAGTATCATGTCATCTGAAACAATTTCTATTACATGTTATGATATACTAATACTGCATACATATTTTTACATTACCAGGGTGGTATATAATAATATACAGTGAACCCAATAAAGCAGTTTAAGTAAAAGATAGAGTTAACGGCCAAAAACATACTTAAGCTATCATATTTTCGCAAGTTTCACATTCCAACTATCAGTTGCTTCTTTTTCTTAGCTGAACTATTATCATCTATGAATTAAAATACACCTCAAGTTCTGGTATGTATTAAAACACAACTCAAGTTTAGGAAATATCGAGATGTGTTTAATGCACACCTAGACTTGAGGTGTACCCAACTGATAGTTGAGGTTTAAACTCGCCAAAAAGTGATAAATTGGGTGTGTTGATTACCAGAATCATACTTCGACGTAAGTGCACTATCATTTTAGGAAAGCTTAATAATTTCCTAGTACTTTTTACCTAAATATTACCATCAAATAGCAAAGCTATATCAAAGTTCGATCAATCAAATATATTAAAGTTTACTAGCAGACAAACTAGCAAGTCAAAAAAAGTTAAAATAGCAAAACAAATATCTCCGATCCATTGGCAAATCAAGTTGATGTTCTCTTATAGAAAGGAGGATATATTAAGTACCTTACTCACCAAGTCATTTGATTATCTCCATATTGTACACACAATATACCATCATTTTTTCTAAGATTAAAGTTAAATGGCTCCTACTCAACCTGCCATTACTGTGAAAATACTTTCTGAGTCACCAAATCTCAAGTCTATTCCTTCAAACTATGTTAACTCTGCTATGTATCCCTCTGATTCCCCTGCATCTGATCCTATTGATTCAAACTCCATCCCTACCGTTGATTTTTCTCTACTCAACTCCACTGATCCTCATCAACGTTCAGAAGCTATCAACAGCCTAAACAAAGCTTGCCAAGACTGGGGATTTTTCATGGTACACTAGAAAAGGGAAAACGGTGTTgtcttttattaattttttgttgTGTTATTCATGAATGCTTTAAAATATTGCAAAGATTTTCATCTTTGGATCATAGGCGATAGATTTACTTTCATGGTTTctataaatatttttatttcacTAATTACGACTATTTTAGATATGTCCTGACACAAAATTATTACTAGAACAAACCGGATCATAGAGCAAGATTTTATAAGTAACCTTTTGGTCAAAAACCATTATATGATGAGTGTTTAGTTAAGCTTATATGCCGGTCAAATtggcttataagcactttttCGCTTATATACGTATTTGGTAAATACTCCAAGTGCTTATAAGTCAAAATCAACCAAAAATCATAACTTAGTCGTCCTAACTTAGCTTTTCAGCTTATCAGCACTCTAGGTTTGGCTAACTTTttactatttttttatataattctCAATACCTTTTCCAAAACAAAATCTCACAGTTCCTCCTCACACCATATCCACTGTTCCTCCATTTCTTAATAAGATActtttaaatttataatttttgGTAAAATTTTGTGAATATTTAAGTCATTTTAACAAAAGAACTGCTGATCCACATTTTTACCAAGCATCATTACCTTATTTTCAGTTTCAACATCTTTATCAAAATGCAttttgcttatttataaaattaatttcaACATTTAAAGCTTATCAGCTATTTATAATATATTAATATTTCGTAACTATTACACACCTAGTTGCCggtctcttttttcttctttgtaAGTTTAAAAATATCACTGATTATATGAATGGTGCAGGTGGTAAATCATGGAATACCAGAAAATTTGATGAAGGAAGTAATTGATGGGACTCAAGGATTTTTCAACATGAGAGAGGAAGAGAAGAAAGAGTTTGAAGGGAAGCATGTTTTGGATCCAATAAGGTGTGGTACCAGCTTCAATGCCTCTAAGGAGAAAGCTTTTTTTTGGAGGGACTATCTTAAGGTCTTTGTACATCCTAAATTTCACTCTCCTAGCAAACCCCAAGGATACAGGTACCTTCTTCCATCTAACAATATGTCAATAAAAATTTAAGTTGTATAAAGTATAAAACTAATTTAGTTTAACCTATTATAACTTGTTAATTACAATTTTTATCAAGTTACCGATTAATTAATAATCATCATAAATATTTACTGTGATTATCTTTTTTATTGTGTAAAATATTTACATGTTAAGTACTTGATAGTACTAAAACTAGGTGTGTCAAATGAGTGGATTGGGTGAAATTTGATTAGATCAAAATGAGTTGTGTCAATAAATGACCCGGCCGAAAGTTATTTGTGCTAAAATGAACTAAGAAACGGGTCATAACTCAACCCGCCTATTTTTTACTAAGTATTTAAATTTTCCTAAAGCTTTTTCCCCACCCTTTATTATGGGCTTATGGTTATATACAACGTATCAACAAagcttttttaaaaaacattttgaCAGTTTCTCATGGGTACTACGTTCAACCCATATTGTAGATGGGTTGAATTGGACGGATTAAAAGAGGCAGAGCTAATATTCCGCCCTAACTTCAATGAGTTGGATGATTCATGTTTTCATGAGCTAATTTAATCACTATTAGTACCTCGGAAAGTAAATGATTATGagttcatttttatttatttattcatttatcTCTTTTGTTTTCTAGTGATACTATGTCGGAGTATAGTGAGAAAACTCGAGAAGTAGCAAAAGGATTACTTGCAGGAATATCAGAAGGCTTAGGACTTGAAGAATGTTTCTTGGACAAAGCTCTAGACATGAAGTCAGGATTTCAGATATTCATTGCAAATTATTACCCACGTTGTCCTCAGCCTGAACTTGCACTTGGAATGCCACCTCATTCAGATCATGGCCTTTTAACGCTTATTATTCAAAACCAAGTTGGAGGTCTACAAGTTCAACATCAAGGCAAATGGATTCATGTCAATGCTCTTCCAAATTCTCTCTTGGTCAATACTGGTGATCATCTTGAGGTAATTAAATTCCTTTTTTATTGTATTTAAATTGTATGTGCTATTGATCGGTGGACAATAGACATAattaataaaaatttaaaataggcACTAATTAGTATTCTGACAAAAATGGTACTCCTAAACTTTATACAAAAAAAGTAATTGGTTAAACTACCTGAATCGTGAAGGAATTTGTGTACTGTAAACTACATGAGCCAATGTGCCCTCAGAGTATGTGCATAGGACCAAATATGCTCTTTATATGGGTACAAATAAATTTAGGTCTCTTAGGATTATGACACATGTCAAGATCTGGTGCGATTTGACTTATTAATCTTGTAATTAGGTTAAGTTGGGGAACCTTTGAAAATAAGGGCATATTCGAACCATGTATTTGACGATAAAGACATATATGAGCTAAAGGTATTAACAGATAAATATACTCAATTTCATATAGCACAAGGGCACATTTGAACCTTTGCCGTTCATGATATAATCATACAAACTTCAAGCTCTATATTATATCACTTGTAGTGTAATTACAGATAAATCTATATGACAAGCATTAATCGATATCAAAATGATAACAACACTACTACATATAACAAGTTAAATTGTGCTGGTAGTCTAAAGAAAGTTTTAGACTATAGGTGCGTATAATTTAACTTCAATTAACATTTAGTAACAATGTGTCTTTCTATTGCTTTGGTAGATTTTCAGTAATGGCAAATACAAGAGCAATGTACACAGAGTAGTGGTAAACAACACACGTCCAAGAATATCAGTTGCTGTTGCTCATGGACCATCACTAGAAGCAATTGTGAGCCCTGCTTGCCCATTGGTACAAAGTGAAAGCAACCCTCCAGCTTATATACCAATGAAGTACAAGGATTACATGGAGTTGCAGCAGAGTAATCAACTTCACCAAAAATCCATCTTGGAACAGGTCAAGATTCTTAGGAactaaattttctttttttcaatGGGGAGCTGTATTTTATATTATTTCTGAGGTTCACATCAATAAATTTTGGTACCTAATAATGGGACGCATTCGTGTAATAAAGTCacaatctttttttctttttctcggAAAGAAAACTAGATTTTATAATTCTTAGTGGTAACTTTAATATACCTTAATGGTCAATTCCGGGGGTGGAGCTACAAGTTTGTTCACAGGTTTTGCAGAACCCTTTTTTGTCTAAACCTTATATTTGTATTTAAAAGttcaattaatatatataaataattttttcagAATTCAGCAAGCTGTCTTTTCTAAAATCAGAATCAATAAACTCAAATTTCTAACTCCACCTCTAGTTGATGCATAATACCAACCAACAACATGCCCATTGTAACTCTACAAGGGGGTCtgaagagggtagagtgtatgcactCCTTACCCCTACCTTGCGAAGGTAGAGACTATTTCCGATAGACTCTTAGCTCAAGGAAAGTCATACAAAGCAGTTATGGAAAAAGAAAATATGAAAGCAAAGAAATCAtgagaaaataataaagaaagcATCATGATCATGAAAGAAAGGAATGGTAACAACAGCTAAATAATGCGATAACCGAAGTACAAAAAAATAGATATTAACAAATATCAAAGAACAAGTAACTACGAGAATAATACTAATACTATTGGTATGAAAGGAGAAGCCGAAACGGTGCTCCAAATTATCACCTAGTCTATCTCATAGAACAACGTAACGAGACAATGCTCAACTGTCTACTAACCGTCTATCTTAATCCACGCCCTCTATGTTGccataaataaatttaaaatctATAGTAACTGAGTTAAAAATTTATTTTGTTGGTAATGCAATGACAACATAAGCAATTGCAATTCGAGAGGCGGTTCTTTTCGCTATTCAACAGGGTTGGAGAAAAGATATGTGTAAAACAGTTTGTGCAAGTGACAAACAGAAATTTTACTCCTCCATTGGATGTTCATTAATCTATGTGCATATATTTGGCATCTTAGTAATTACCTAGATCTTGTTGGAGGTATATATCGGTAGAAAATATAACACTTGCAGTCATAAGCTAGCAAAATTAGATATACCTTAGTGAGGTATCTCATGGGACGGgtagtttaattttaaaatttgatATCTATTAATGAATGGTAAATTTGACTCAGCTGgttgtttaaaaaatattttaaataatatacCGACTTACTCGTTTGGTTCGTCAGAAAAATTACTCCTATTTTCCGGTTAAAATTATCATTATGTCGGTCGGTTTTTTTTATTTCCGTGTTTTGACGCTAAAAAAGCGACAGAATTCAATGGCtttcttgtaaaaaaaaaaaaaaaaaactttaattcCTTACGATTGGGTCGTGTTTTGAGcaatgttttaaaaggcagtttcagGACTCGCCCTAGGGCGAGGCACTGGCAAAACGCCTCGAGACTCACGTTCGAGGCTTAGTTcctgtgaggcttacgccctaaggcccgactgtacgccctaaacctgcctaacgcccaacgctctcggctcgcctaacagttcttacacaaattatatgttaaatttctTAATTAAAATCGCTGACCtttataattctttaacaaatgaatgatactttATAGTTTTTAATCTATATAAATAAGAATATTGgatgtaactcaaataacaagtcgtagtattgcatatttgcTATTTGAGAACATtatgagggtgaatatcacttaatatttctctTAAAAATACTATAGCCaatttgtacattttcacttgtcattggcagaggcggatccaggatttgaaaCTTATGGGTTCCCAGTAAACTCAaattaatatacaataataatcGAAAAAGGAAGATAtttaatatatacatatgtaattatgtatatatactactGAAAACTTAAAGATAGCTAGCTAAACAGTCAAATTCATCGCTAATCCTATTTAGCGACGGATTAATGATAAGTTATCAAAAATTTCTATTTGCGACTAGCGATTTAGCGAAAGATTAATGATGACATTCATAGCTAAttcttaactttttttttgtaCACAGTGAAATTTCAAGACAatggttaaaaaaaattaagagaaatTGTAATacaatagaaaaaagaaaaaaagaagagagaatgaAAGACAGCAAGTTTAAATTTGGCCGTGGTCTTTTTTCAATTTTGACTTTTGGGGTTTTGTAAAAGAAAAAGTGAAACAAAGTACTTGATGGGGttaaaggtgcccgaagtaagttttgtttgaaaacgagcaccttttcaacacctaaaatgacgatccgaacgaatacgtatccttgatgtattgagcctacattattgtacgtagaaaaaaatatcaggttctatataaaatattgacgttttggagtcttgagacacgactaatcattggtcaaagtatgaaaaaaaacactaagtgtttcaaaaaataaagttggccaattttttttttggtactggtTCCGATAAATATTATCTCAGATTGTTGGACAGCCCACaatttacaatatatatatatatttgtaaaatgtggattgatccacgttatacaaaattatttgtataacgtggatcagtccacgttataccttttaatttatttattttttaatttttcagtGATCATTCTCTGACAAtggaaaaaaaattggggtataacgtggactgctcCACGTTATATCCGTTTTGGTCTGTAAATTTTTTGCTACCCCCTTTtaatttataccgtgtatttttatactctTCAGGCTCCGGACTCTAAACTAATCTCttgtccacaaacaaaatataGCTACTTTATTGTCATTGGGCAGTAGGGGTCACATAATCAAACAGCTTTTGTCATTTTGTCTACTTATAACCGGTAATCTCCAGACGATCCAATTGCTGCTTATTTTCAATACTTTCA includes these proteins:
- the LOC132609419 gene encoding 2-oxoglutarate-dependent dioxygenase 19-like encodes the protein MAPTQPAITVKILSESPNLKSIPSNYVNSAMYPSDSPASDPIDSNSIPTVDFSLLNSTDPHQRSEAINSLNKACQDWGFFMVVNHGIPENLMKEVIDGTQGFFNMREEEKKEFEGKHVLDPIRCGTSFNASKEKAFFWRDYLKVFVHPKFHSPSKPQGYSDTMSEYSEKTREVAKGLLAGISEGLGLEECFLDKALDMKSGFQIFIANYYPRCPQPELALGMPPHSDHGLLTLIIQNQVGGLQVQHQGKWIHVNALPNSLLVNTGDHLEIFSNGKYKSNVHRVVVNNTRPRISVAVAHGPSLEAIVSPACPLVQSESNPPAYIPMKYKDYMELQQSNQLHQKSILEQVKILRN